A window of the Bacteroidota bacterium genome harbors these coding sequences:
- a CDS encoding AMP-binding protein: MTDPVRSHAEARPEAKALVTDASAWTWAELDARVGAAARRLGEGPERVAVLARTSPALVVLVLASLRAGRTLVPLSTRWTEAAVAGALARLGVERLIVGPGQTAPSGPEAVPLAEEVGEGEATSGADLELGRPWTVVHTSGSTGTPKAALHTVGNHVWSARGVNEWMDLRAGDRWLLDLPLYHVGGLGVVVRCALAGAAVAVPEAGTTTAEAVARFRPTHASLVATQLRRLFDADADLTSLRAVLLGGSAIPSDLLDEAVRRGVPVATSYGLTEMTSTVTAALPGASRTALATSGAVLPHREVRITEAGEIEVGGPALFAGYVAPDGLDAPAAWYPTGDLGHLDAEGRLVVTGRRDLMFVSGGENVQPEAIEAALLRLDAVAEAVVVPVADAEFGHRPVAFVRSTSEDALDPEAVRAALRADLPGFMVPVAVYAWGGAGGMKPDRPALTSEAERRAANGTPRG, encoded by the coding sequence GTGACCGACCCGGTCCGCTCGCACGCCGAGGCCCGCCCCGAGGCGAAGGCCCTGGTTACCGACGCCAGCGCCTGGACCTGGGCCGAGCTGGACGCCCGCGTCGGTGCTGCCGCACGCCGCCTCGGGGAGGGACCGGAGCGCGTGGCCGTTCTCGCCCGGACGTCGCCGGCCCTCGTCGTGCTTGTGCTGGCGAGCCTCCGCGCTGGGCGCACTCTCGTTCCGCTCTCGACCCGCTGGACCGAGGCGGCCGTCGCCGGCGCCCTCGCCCGCCTCGGGGTCGAGCGCCTGATCGTCGGGCCAGGCCAGACGGCGCCTTCAGGTCCCGAGGCCGTGCCACTGGCCGAGGAGGTCGGGGAAGGGGAGGCCACCTCGGGGGCGGACTTGGAGTTGGGCCGGCCGTGGACGGTCGTCCACACGTCGGGCTCGACGGGCACGCCGAAGGCGGCGCTCCACACGGTCGGCAACCACGTCTGGAGCGCGCGCGGCGTGAACGAGTGGATGGACCTCCGGGCGGGCGACCGCTGGCTCCTCGACCTGCCGCTCTACCACGTCGGCGGCCTGGGCGTCGTCGTCCGCTGCGCGCTCGCCGGCGCCGCCGTCGCCGTCCCCGAGGCTGGCACGACCACCGCCGAGGCGGTCGCCCGTTTCCGCCCGACCCACGCCTCGCTCGTGGCGACCCAGCTCCGTCGCCTCTTCGACGCCGACGCGGACCTCACGAGCCTCCGCGCCGTCCTCCTCGGGGGCAGCGCGATCCCGTCCGACCTGCTCGACGAGGCGGTCCGCCGCGGCGTGCCCGTCGCCACGTCGTACGGGCTCACCGAGATGACGTCGACCGTCACGGCGGCCCTACCGGGCGCCTCCCGCACGGCCCTCGCCACCTCGGGGGCGGTTCTTCCACACCGCGAGGTGCGGATCACCGAGGCGGGCGAGATCGAGGTCGGCGGGCCAGCCCTCTTTGCCGGCTACGTGGCGCCGGACGGGCTCGACGCACCTGCCGCGTGGTACCCGACGGGCGACCTGGGCCACCTCGACGCCGAGGGTCGCCTGGTGGTCACCGGCCGGCGCGACCTGATGTTCGTCTCGGGCGGCGAGAACGTGCAGCCCGAGGCCATCGAGGCGGCGCTGCTCCGCCTCGATGCCGTCGCCGAGGCGGTGGTCGTGCCGGTAGCGGACGCCGAGTTTGGGCACCGGCCTGTCGCGTTCGTGCGGTCCACCTCGGAGGATGCCCTCGACCCCGAGGCGGTGCGTGCGGCGCTCCGCGCGGACCTCCCCGGGTTCATGGTGCCCGTCGCGGTCTACGCGTGGGGCGGGGCGGGAGGGATGAAACCAGACCGCCCGGCGCTGACCTCAGAGGCCGAGCGCCGGGCGGCGAATGGAACGCCTCGGGGAG
- the menC gene encoding o-succinylbenzoate synthase: MRVETVDLVPYRLPLTEAVTWNGERCTTREGALLRLGDDRGRTGWGDLAPLPGFSRETLPEAMKALTEALPELLRRGLDPSDLTQPSGSFHTTLDAAGLPSSARFALDLALADLAAQALGQTLPEALSANVATQLPLNGLLMGSPEAVVAQARRLGAGGYPAVKLKVGRAAVETDIETVRAVREALGESVALRLDANRAWADDDARRFADAVVPLGLDYIEEPLADPAGLAALARDTGLPVAVDESVQEGAAIEAWAAAAVLKPMLVGGLMATLRLAASAWSVGVRTVLSASFESGIGLRGVAALAAATGAQPAGLDTYRWLAEDVVGPLPFGRPVVDVPTLFAAPPEVAVP, from the coding sequence ATGCGGGTAGAGACCGTCGACCTCGTCCCGTACCGCCTGCCGCTCACCGAGGCGGTGACGTGGAACGGCGAGCGCTGCACGACACGCGAGGGCGCGCTCCTCCGCCTCGGGGACGACCGGGGGCGGACCGGGTGGGGCGACCTCGCCCCGCTGCCCGGCTTCAGCCGCGAGACCCTCCCCGAGGCAATGAAAGCCCTCACCGAGGCGCTGCCGGAGCTGCTGCGCCGCGGCCTCGATCCGTCCGACCTCACCCAGCCCTCCGGCTCGTTCCACACCACCCTTGACGCCGCCGGCCTGCCGTCGTCGGCTCGGTTCGCGCTCGACCTCGCGCTCGCCGACCTCGCCGCGCAGGCGCTTGGCCAGACCCTCCCCGAGGCGCTCAGCGCCAACGTCGCCACCCAACTCCCCCTGAACGGCCTGCTGATGGGCAGCCCCGAGGCGGTCGTCGCGCAGGCCCGCCGCCTCGGGGCCGGAGGCTACCCGGCGGTCAAGCTGAAGGTGGGACGGGCCGCAGTCGAGACCGACATCGAGACCGTCCGGGCCGTCCGCGAGGCGCTGGGCGAGAGCGTCGCGCTCCGCCTCGACGCCAACCGCGCGTGGGCGGACGACGACGCGAGGCGCTTCGCCGACGCCGTCGTCCCGCTGGGCCTCGACTACATCGAAGAGCCGCTCGCCGACCCGGCGGGGCTGGCCGCGCTGGCGCGCGACACCGGTCTGCCGGTCGCGGTCGACGAGTCGGTGCAGGAGGGCGCCGCGATCGAGGCATGGGCCGCGGCGGCTGTCCTCAAGCCGATGCTCGTCGGCGGCCTCATGGCGACGCTCCGCCTCGCCGCCTCGGCGTGGAGCGTGGGCGTGCGGACGGTCCTGAGCGCGTCGTTCGAGAGCGGCATCGGGCTCCGCGGCGTGGCCGCCCTCGCGGCCGCCACGGGTGCCCAGCCGGCCGGGCTCGACACGTACCGCTGGCTGGCCGAGGACGTCGTCGGACCGCTCCCGTTCGGCCGGCCCGTCGTGGACGTGCCCACCCTGTTCGCCGCGCCTCCCGAGGTGGCCGTCCCGTGA